A genome region from Phoenix dactylifera cultivar Barhee BC4 unplaced genomic scaffold, palm_55x_up_171113_PBpolish2nd_filt_p 000722F, whole genome shotgun sequence includes the following:
- the LOC120107000 gene encoding leucine-rich repeat receptor-like tyrosine-protein kinase PXC3: MRGGAMASLRCCFALVMVLLCGSQPAAAAASQLQDRPTMVALQRELMVVDWDPNNPSSYCSWCGVTCAGPNQTVEAVDLPRHNLRGSISSISELSSLKRLDLSGNSFHGSIPSSFGNLAMLEFLDLSMNKFESWIPSSLGRIRNLKSLNLSNNFLWGEIPDELKKLERLQELQISGNNLSGSIPAWVGSLTDLRVFSAYENNLVGVIPDNLGSVSQLEVLNLHSNLLEGAIPESVFMSGKLQVLVLTVNRLNGSLPASVGNCKGLSSLRIGNNRLVGSIPASIGNVSSLTYFEADSNHLSGEIVPEFAQCSNLTLLNLASNGFTGTIPEKLGELKNLQEFIVSDNGLTGELPKSILRCRNLSKLDLSYNRFKGSLPADLCNMSRLQFLLLDHNSISGEIPRGIGNCARLLELQMGRNYLTGNIPPEIGKIKNLQIALNLSFNHLRGPLPQELGRLDKLVSLDVSNNQLSGDIPSELKGMLSLIEVNFSDNQLTGQIPIFGPFQKSPRSSFSGNKDLCGDPLDFNCGDYSSSVAGYDDHRKVSYKIILAVVGSGLSVFTTVSVVASLFMLREKQEMDGKDTMVAGEVVVTPPHITAGNVFIESLKQAIDFDGAVKATLKNSNKVSNGTFSTTYKVAMPSGLVLSVKKLKSVDRTVVHHQNKMIRELERLGNLCHANLMRPIGYAIYEDVALLLHHYMPNGTLAQLLRNKIGTEFEPDWPRRLSIAIGVAEGLAYLHHIAIIHLDISSGNIFLDANFNALIGEIEISKLLDPSKGPASISAVAGSFGYIPPEYAYTMRVTVPGNVYSFGVVLLEIVTSRLPVDEVFGEGMDLVKWVHNASGRGEFLEQMMDARLSAVTFAWRKQMVAVLKVAMLCTEDTPAKRPKMKQVVEMLLEAKEDQM, from the exons ATGAGGGGTGGTGCAATGGCTTCCCTTCGCTGCTGCTTTGCTCTTGTGATGGTTCTTCTATGTGGGAGCCAgccagccgccgccgccgcgtcCCAGCTCCAGGATCGCCCCACCATGGTGGCTCTCCAGAGAGAGCTCATGGTGGTGGACTGGGACCCCAACAACCCAAGCTCCTACTGCTCCTGGTGCGGCGTCACCTGCGCCGGCccgaaccaaacggtggaggcgGTCGACCTCCCTCGCCACAACCTCCGAGGCAGCATCTCCTCCATCTCCGAGCTCTCGTCGTTGAAGCGGCTGGATCTTTCGGGCAATTCCTTTCATGGGTCCATTCCGTCTTCTTTTGGAAACTTAGCTATGCTCGAGTTCCTTGATCTGTCCATGAACAAGTTTGAGAGTTGGATTCCCTCTTCTTTAGGCCGCATCAGAAACCTCAAATCGTTAAATCTTTCGAACAACTTCCTCTGGGGTGAAATACCTGATGAGTTGAAGAAGCTAGAGAGGCTGCAGGAGCTCCAGATTTCTGGGAACAATCTTAGTGGCTCCATTCCTGCTTGGGTTGGCAGCCTGACTGATCTGAGGGTCTTTTCGGCTTATGAGAATAATTTGGTTGGTGTGATTCCCGACAACCTGGGCTCGGTTTCTCAGCTGGAGGTGCTGAACCTCCACTCCAACCTGCTCGAAGGGGCGATACCTGAGAGCGTTTTCATGTCGGGGAAGCTGCAAGTTTTGGTGCTGACTGTGAACAGATTGAACGGCAGCCTTCCGGCGTCGGTCGGGAACTGTAAAGGCCTCTCGAGTCTTCGAATTGGAAATAACAGGCTTGTTGGAAGCATTCCTGCATCAATCGGCAACGTTAGCAGTCTCACATACTTCGAAGCGGACAGCAATCACCTCTCTGGAGAGATTGTTCCGGAGTTTGCGCAATGCTCCAACCTCACACTTCTGAATTTAGCCTCCAATGGCTTCACAGGGACCATACCTGAGAAGCTAGGAGAGCTGAAGAACCTCCAAGAGTTCATTGTCTCCGATAACGGTCTCACGGGCGAGCTCCCCAAGTCCATCCTCAGGTGCAGGAACCTCAGCAAGCTTGACCTGAGCTACAATCGATTCAAAGGAAGCCTGCCTGCGGACCTCTGCAACATGTCGAGGTTGCAGTTCCTACTTCTGGATCACAACTCTATTAGTGGGGAGATACCTCGGGGAATTGGCAACTGCGCAAGGCTGCTCGAGCTGCAGATGGGCAGAAACTACCTGACTGGTAACATCCCACCTGAGATTGGCAAGATCAAGAACTTGCAGATAGCTCTAAATCTTAGCTTCAATCATCTGAGGGGGCCGCTGCCTCAGGAGCTGGGAAGGCTCGACAAGCTGGTTTCCTTGGATGTCTCCAACAATCAACTGTCTGGAGACATTCCATCAGAACTCAAAGGCATGCTGAGTTTGATAGAAGTCAACTTCTCAGACAATCAACTCACTGGCCAAATACCAATCTTCGGTCCATTTCAGAAGAGCCCTCGTTCGAGTTTCTCGGGAAATAAGGACCTATGTGGCGATCCATTGGATTTTAATTGTGGGGATTATTCCAGTTCGGTTGCTGGTTACGACGACCACCGCAAGGTGTCCTACAAGATCATATTAGCTGTTGTTGGATCTGGTTTGAGTGTTTTCACTACGGTATCGGTAGTTGCCAGCTTGTTTATGCTGAGGGAGAAACAAGAGATGGATGGCAAGGATACCATGGTTGCAGGGGAAGTAGTTGTGACTCCTCCACACATAACTGCTGGGAATGTCTTCATCGAGAGCTTGAAGCAAGCCATTGATTTCGACGGTGCTGTCAAAGCAACGTTGAAGAATTCGAATAAAGTGAGCAATGGGACATTTAGTACCACCTATAAGGTAGCTATGCCATCAGGACTTGTTCTTTCAGTAAAGAAGTTGAAATCTGTCGATAGAACAGTTGTTCACCACCAGAATAAAATGATAAGAGAGCTTGAAAGGCTTGGAAATCTTTGCCATGCAAATCTGATGAGGCCCATCGGTTATGCGATCTACGAGGACGTTGCTCTTTTGCTTCACCACTACATGCCTAATGGAACACTGGCACAACTCCTTCGCAACAAGATCGGCACTGAATTCGAGCCCGATTGGCCGAGAAGGCTGTCCATTGCTATTGGAGTTGCCGAAGGATTAGCTTATCTTCACCACATTGCCATCATCCATTTGGATATATCATCTGGCAACATTTTTCTTGATGCCAATTTCAATGCTCTCATTGGGGAGATAGAGATATCCAAGCTCTTGGATCCATCAAAAGGACCTGCAAGCATCAGTGCAGTGGCTGGCTCCTTTGGTTATATTCCTCCCG AATATGCATACACAATGAGAGTTACAGTGCCAGGGAACGTCTACAGCTTTGGAGTCGTGTTACTTGAGATCGTAACGTCGCGATTGCCGGTCGATGAGGTCTTTGGAGAAGGGATGGATCTGGTGAAATGGGTCCATAATGCATCAGGAAGGGGTGAATTCCTGGAACAGATGATGGACGCAAGGCTAAGTGCTGTCACATTTGCTTGGAGGAAACAAATGGTAGCAGTTTTGAAGGTTGCGATGCTCTGCACCGAGGATACACCGGCGAAGCGGCCTAAGATGAAGCAAGTAGTGGAGATGCTTCTTGAAGCGAAGGAAGATCAAATGTAG